In the Candidatus Binatia bacterium genome, one interval contains:
- a CDS encoding DUF2384 domain-containing protein: MYRTEAPPDLAARGERARLSAPGLKAFFNIMKRWKVRDEDARALLGGVSNGPFYEMKRHPERVLDTDRLTPISYLIGIFKALRILHSPRLADEWVHLPNANPIFAGRTPLFYMMRGGLPAMQTVRRLLDARRAG; encoded by the coding sequence ATCTACCGGACAGAGGCGCCGCCGGACCTCGCTGCGCGCGGTGAGCGGGCGCGGCTGTCGGCGCCCGGCCTGAAGGCCTTCTTCAACATCATGAAGCGCTGGAAGGTACGCGACGAGGATGCACGCGCGCTGCTCGGCGGCGTCAGCAATGGGCCGTTCTACGAGATGAAGCGCCACCCCGAACGGGTTCTCGACACCGACCGGCTCACCCCCATCTCGTATCTCATCGGCATCTTCAAGGCGCTACGCATCCTCCACTCGCCGCGTCTGGCCGATGAGTGGGTGCACCTGCCAAATGCCAATCCGATCTTCGCCGGCAGGACACCGCTCTTCTACATGATGCGCGGCGGCCTGCCGGCCATGCAGACGGTCCGCCGACTGCTCGACGCGCGCCGGGCGGGTTGA
- a CDS encoding YdcF family protein, which yields MKGVRGWLAALIGLILAALYLERAYLLAAAGAFLVVSDVPRSSDAIVVLSGSLPDRILEAVDLYKSGLAPRIVLTQETPLPGLRELRARGANMVERHEQNLDIARQLGVPPAAMSVVSTPAWSTATEAEALVAYFDAEGIRSILLVTSKAHARRAVMTFRDLACGRLRVLVVPSRYDPFTPAEWWRRRPWARRLFFEYLKLANYALIERWGARCPEAAA from the coding sequence GTGAAAGGCGTGCGGGGATGGCTGGCTGCCTTGATCGGGCTGATCCTGGCAGCGCTTTACCTGGAGCGCGCCTATCTGCTGGCGGCGGCGGGCGCGTTCCTCGTGGTCAGCGACGTGCCGCGGTCGAGCGACGCGATTGTGGTGCTGTCCGGGTCGTTGCCGGACCGCATTCTCGAAGCCGTGGACCTGTACAAGAGCGGGCTCGCCCCGCGGATCGTATTGACGCAGGAGACGCCGCTTCCCGGCCTGCGCGAGCTGCGGGCCCGCGGCGCCAACATGGTCGAACGACACGAGCAGAACCTCGACATTGCCCGTCAGCTCGGCGTGCCGCCGGCGGCGATGTCCGTGGTGTCCACACCCGCGTGGAGCACGGCAACCGAGGCGGAGGCGCTGGTCGCGTACTTCGACGCCGAGGGCATCCGTTCGATCCTGCTGGTTACCTCGAAGGCGCACGCCCGCCGCGCCGTGATGACGTTTCGCGACCTGGCTTGCGGCCGCCTTCGTGTCCTGGTCGTACCGTCGCGTTACGATCCGTTCACCCCGGCGGAGTGGTGGCGGCGGCGGCCGTGGGCGAGGCGTCTGTTCTTCGAGTACCTCAAGCTCGCCAACTACGCTTTGATCGAACGCTGGGGCGCCCGGTGTCCCGAGGCGGCTGCGTGA
- a CDS encoding DUF4911 domain-containing protein, with amino-acid sequence MTAAARPRTGVETLYLRLAPGDIAFVKFLFEAYEEVATVRTVDKDAAVIVLLIAPDFLSVARAILDDIRRTVRYEEIAAPALPSDDWLMRELDEDGSGQ; translated from the coding sequence GTGACCGCCGCCGCTCGACCGCGGACCGGAGTGGAGACGCTCTATTTGCGGCTCGCCCCGGGCGATATCGCCTTCGTCAAGTTCCTGTTCGAAGCTTACGAAGAAGTCGCGACCGTCCGGACCGTCGACAAGGATGCGGCGGTGATCGTACTGCTGATTGCGCCTGACTTCCTGTCGGTGGCGCGGGCGATCCTCGACGACATCCGGCGCACCGTGCGCTACGAGGAAATCGCGGCTCCGGCGTTACCGTCCGACGACTGGCTGATGCGCGAACTCGACGAGGACGGGTCGGGGCAGTAG
- the tatC gene encoding twin-arginine translocase subunit TatC — MGDARMPLTAHLEELRTRLVRSLLAIAVGFAAAYAFADRLFELLTRPLLGLNQPGLEVTDVNLIGTGVAEAFFTKIKVAFLAGIFLASPVILYQIWRFVAPGLYDTEKRYARPFVFFGTVFFVAGAWFCYEIVMPVGYRFLIEQYGSIGISPEIRISEYLTFTARMLLAFGVTFELPVFTFFFARLGVVTHQMMIAYTRYAILVIFVLAAILTPGPDVASQLLMAGPLLLLYALSIGVAYVFGTRPAPVPDAEPAPPSTSN, encoded by the coding sequence ATGGGCGACGCCCGCATGCCTCTGACGGCGCATCTCGAAGAGTTGCGCACGCGATTGGTGCGGTCATTGCTCGCCATCGCCGTCGGCTTCGCTGCCGCGTACGCCTTCGCGGATCGGCTTTTCGAACTGCTGACCCGTCCGTTGCTCGGACTGAACCAGCCGGGCCTGGAGGTGACCGACGTCAACCTCATCGGCACGGGAGTGGCGGAGGCGTTCTTCACCAAGATCAAAGTGGCGTTTCTCGCCGGCATCTTTCTGGCCAGCCCGGTCATTCTGTACCAGATCTGGCGGTTTGTGGCGCCCGGCCTGTACGACACGGAGAAACGCTACGCGCGCCCCTTCGTCTTTTTCGGCACCGTGTTTTTCGTCGCCGGCGCGTGGTTCTGTTACGAGATCGTCATGCCGGTAGGCTACCGGTTTCTCATCGAGCAGTACGGCTCGATCGGCATCAGCCCGGAGATCCGCATCAGCGAGTACCTGACCTTTACCGCACGCATGCTGCTCGCCTTCGGCGTCACCTTCGAGCTGCCGGTGTTCACGTTCTTCTTCGCGCGTCTCGGCGTAGTCACCCACCAGATGATGATCGCCTATACGCGCTACGCGATACTGGTAATCTTCGTGCTGGCGGCGATCCTGACCCCGGGGCCCGACGTCGCCTCCCAACTCCTCATGGCCGGCCCCCTGCTACTGCTCTACGCGCTCAGCATCGGCGTCGCCTATGTATTCGGCACCAGACCCGCTCCGGTACCCGACGCCGAACCCGCCCCCCCAAGCACCAGCAACTAG
- a CDS encoding twin-arginine translocase TatA/TatE family subunit: MFGIGTPELIVILVVALIVLGPQRLPEVARLLGKGLAELRKATSGVTDELQNARRMIEREVEGAGRPAPAPAAAPPQPAGDSVPRGVADEPPPGGDSTPPTRVSDGEPPTQA; the protein is encoded by the coding sequence ATGTTCGGCATCGGTACGCCAGAGCTCATCGTCATCCTTGTCGTCGCACTGATCGTGCTCGGACCGCAGCGCCTGCCCGAAGTCGCGCGTCTCCTCGGCAAGGGTCTGGCGGAACTGCGCAAAGCCACCAGCGGGGTGACCGACGAGTTGCAGAACGCCCGGCGCATGATCGAGCGCGAGGTCGAAGGCGCCGGCCGGCCGGCTCCGGCCCCGGCCGCCGCCCCCCCCCAACCGGCCGGCGACAGCGTGCCGCGAGGGGTCGCGGACGAGCCACCACCGGGCGGGGATAGCACGCCACCTACCCGGGTGAGCGACGGCGAGCCCCCGACCCAGGCGTAA